Proteins encoded by one window of Lutibacter sp. A64:
- a CDS encoding CusA/CzcA family heavy metal efflux RND transporter — protein MLQKIIKLSIDNKLIILLITAAIAGFGIFSLTQIPIGAVPDITNNQVQVITTSTNLSTQDVEQFITYPVELEMANLPGVQEIRSVSKFGLSVVTIVFDDALGTYLPRQLIAEKIKSASEKIPEGFGTPEMGPITTGLGEIYQYILDTKPGFKDKYSAMELRTIQDWVVKRQLSGIPGVVEVNTWGGFLKQYEVALNPEKLKSLNITHTQVLDALEKNNSIAGGGYIEKTNKSYFVRGEGMITSLDDINNIVIKNVDGVPILINNIAEVKFGSANRFGAITGNGEGEKVLGQVMMLKDGDSNKVINAVKERVEEIQNTLPEGVFINGFLERSELIGKTTFTIAENLIIGIIIVIFVVILLLGSMRSGLVVASVIPLSLLFTLSLMYIFGVDANLMSLGAIDFGIIIDGAVIIVEFIAFKITSDRKELMLLSKSERQDSIDEITYKSSSKMMTSAVFGQLIILIVFIPILTLSGVEGKMFKPMAMAFSFALIGAMFLCFTYVPVISSIFIKPEKITKNNISKRLMSFFYKMYEPVITWSLFHKKTVITLSVVLLVFTGVLFSKMGGEFIPTLDEGDFVIQPVLQTGTSLTKTTEITTQIEQILLDNFPEVAQVVSRIGAAEVPTDPMSMEESDVIIKLKPKGEWVSADSKDELADKFKEKLSIIPGVDFEFTQPIEMRFNELITGVRTDVAVKIFGEDLSILATKADEIKSKIANVEGASDIIVEKIDGLPQMTVTYNRSKVARYGLNIQDLNQVVSMAFAGNTVGNVFEGERRFDLVVRLQAENRNNIEDLKNLYVDTPAGNKIPLNEVATIKYTKGPAKISRDDTKRRIVIGVNVRNRDMESVVQEIKAIIDTQVKLPVGYSVSYGGQFENLNSAKARLKIAVPIALLLIFILLHFAFNSIKEALMIFSAIPLSAVGGVLFLWIRGLPFSISAGVGFIALFGIAVLNGIVLIEHLKSLKEQGFNDVNKRILKGTKERLRPVILTAAAAALGFLPMAISTNAGAEVQRPLATVVIGGLITATILTMIVLPILYSIFDTKKFKMKSTNKSLTILILLFLTVSFFGYSQEKTIELEDAISIAVENNKELTIKYLELDKSKKIENIAFNIAKTSFYYTKDRTNLGIDGKPFETYGIDQTIEFPTVYFARKKANVITSSLVSLNYEMAKDNLIKEVTKAYYKIVYLNNKQTYLKYVDSLYADFSKAAKRKFELGESNYLEMITAQSKYKQYAALLSQVKNDISISKTLFNGLLQSEENYKINKAVLNEIKVIQPDLQQHLLNEYTFQNSKLSKVKKRISTQELLPDLQFNYFNSKDLKANVSVNSFQVGIAIPLFLFEKSSKIAASKIEEDIANEQAFDLKFKLNSKYKMLLEELQKSNSQLNYFKESGNKVAKEILKTATLSYKNGEIDFFQYIQSIETSNQISLDYLFNLHTYNKIALEINYLNL, from the coding sequence ATGTTACAAAAAATTATTAAATTAAGTATAGATAATAAACTTATCATACTTTTAATAACTGCTGCAATAGCGGGTTTTGGGATATTTTCTCTTACTCAAATACCTATTGGTGCTGTACCAGATATTACAAATAATCAAGTACAAGTTATTACAACTTCAACAAATTTATCAACCCAAGATGTAGAACAATTTATAACGTATCCTGTAGAATTAGAAATGGCAAATTTACCTGGTGTTCAGGAGATTCGTTCTGTTTCAAAATTTGGATTATCTGTTGTTACCATTGTTTTTGATGATGCTTTGGGAACTTATTTGCCACGTCAATTAATCGCTGAGAAAATTAAATCAGCTTCAGAAAAAATTCCAGAAGGATTTGGAACTCCAGAAATGGGCCCAATTACCACAGGTTTAGGTGAAATTTATCAATATATTTTAGATACCAAACCCGGATTTAAAGATAAATACTCTGCAATGGAATTACGAACTATTCAAGATTGGGTGGTTAAACGTCAATTATCCGGTATTCCAGGTGTTGTAGAAGTAAATACTTGGGGAGGGTTTCTAAAGCAATATGAAGTTGCTCTAAATCCAGAGAAATTAAAATCTTTAAACATAACACATACTCAGGTGTTAGATGCTTTAGAAAAAAATAACAGTATTGCAGGTGGTGGTTATATTGAAAAAACTAACAAAAGTTATTTTGTACGTGGAGAAGGAATGATAACATCATTAGACGATATTAATAATATTGTTATAAAAAATGTAGATGGTGTTCCTATTCTTATAAATAATATAGCTGAAGTTAAATTTGGCTCGGCAAATAGATTTGGAGCAATTACCGGAAACGGAGAAGGTGAAAAGGTATTAGGACAAGTAATGATGCTAAAAGACGGCGATTCTAATAAGGTAATAAATGCAGTAAAAGAACGTGTTGAAGAAATTCAAAATACTTTACCCGAGGGTGTTTTTATTAATGGTTTTTTAGAACGGAGTGAATTAATTGGTAAAACAACTTTTACGATAGCTGAAAATTTAATTATTGGAATTATTATTGTAATTTTTGTAGTTATTTTATTATTAGGAAGCATGCGTTCTGGGTTAGTAGTTGCTTCGGTTATTCCATTATCGTTGCTTTTTACACTATCCTTGATGTATATTTTTGGTGTAGATGCTAATTTAATGAGTCTTGGGGCTATAGATTTTGGTATTATAATAGATGGAGCCGTAATTATTGTAGAATTTATTGCTTTTAAAATAACAAGTGACAGAAAGGAATTAATGCTACTTTCCAAAAGTGAACGGCAAGATAGTATTGATGAGATTACTTATAAAAGTAGTTCTAAAATGATGACTTCTGCTGTTTTTGGTCAGCTAATAATTTTAATTGTATTTATTCCAATTTTAACATTAAGTGGCGTAGAAGGTAAAATGTTTAAACCAATGGCAATGGCATTTAGCTTTGCTTTAATAGGTGCTATGTTTTTATGTTTTACTTATGTACCAGTGATTTCATCGATCTTTATTAAGCCAGAAAAAATTACAAAAAACAATATTTCTAAACGTTTAATGTCATTTTTTTATAAAATGTACGAACCCGTAATAACTTGGTCATTATTTCATAAAAAAACTGTAATTACTTTATCAGTAGTGTTACTTGTATTTACAGGAGTGCTTTTTAGTAAAATGGGAGGTGAGTTTATACCAACTTTAGACGAAGGAGATTTTGTTATTCAACCGGTTTTACAAACAGGAACGTCACTTACTAAAACTACTGAAATAACTACACAAATTGAACAGATTTTATTAGATAATTTTCCAGAAGTTGCTCAAGTTGTTTCACGTATTGGAGCAGCCGAAGTACCTACCGATCCAATGTCTATGGAAGAAAGTGATGTAATTATTAAATTAAAACCTAAAGGCGAGTGGGTGTCAGCTGATTCAAAAGATGAGTTAGCTGATAAATTTAAAGAGAAACTTTCTATAATACCGGGTGTTGATTTTGAATTTACACAACCTATTGAAATGCGTTTTAACGAATTGATTACAGGTGTTAGAACCGATGTTGCTGTTAAAATATTTGGTGAAGATTTAAGTATTTTGGCAACTAAAGCAGATGAGATTAAAAGCAAAATTGCAAATGTTGAAGGTGCATCAGATATTATTGTTGAAAAAATTGATGGATTACCTCAAATGACAGTTACATATAACAGAAGTAAAGTTGCACGTTACGGTTTAAATATTCAGGATTTAAATCAAGTTGTTTCAATGGCATTTGCAGGAAATACGGTAGGAAATGTTTTTGAAGGTGAACGAAGATTTGACTTGGTAGTTCGTTTACAAGCTGAAAATAGAAACAATATTGAAGATCTTAAAAATTTATATGTTGATACCCCTGCTGGAAATAAAATTCCACTAAACGAAGTTGCAACAATAAAATATACAAAAGGACCTGCAAAAATTTCGAGAGATGATACTAAAAGACGCATTGTAATTGGAGTTAATGTTAGAAATAGAGATATGGAATCTGTAGTTCAAGAGATTAAAGCTATTATTGACACGCAAGTAAAATTACCAGTTGGTTATTCTGTTTCTTATGGCGGACAATTCGAAAATTTAAACAGTGCGAAAGCACGTTTAAAAATTGCAGTTCCAATTGCATTATTATTAATATTTATTTTACTTCATTTTGCGTTTAATTCTATAAAAGAGGCATTAATGATATTCTCAGCAATTCCTTTATCTGCCGTTGGTGGAGTGTTATTTTTATGGATTAGAGGCTTACCATTTAGCATTTCTGCGGGTGTTGGTTTTATAGCATTATTTGGAATTGCAGTGTTAAATGGTATTGTGCTTATAGAACATTTAAAATCGTTAAAAGAACAAGGTTTTAATGATGTTAACAAACGTATTTTAAAGGGAACTAAAGAACGTTTGCGACCAGTAATATTAACTGCAGCTGCGGCTGCTCTTGGTTTTTTACCAATGGCAATTTCAACTAATGCTGGAGCAGAAGTTCAACGTCCGTTAGCAACAGTTGTAATTGGTGGTTTAATTACAGCAACCATTTTAACAATGATTGTTTTACCAATTTTATATTCAATTTTTGATACTAAAAAATTTAAAATGAAAAGTACTAATAAAAGTTTAACAATATTAATTTTATTGTTTTTAACAGTTTCATTTTTTGGGTATTCTCAAGAGAAAACAATTGAATTAGAAGATGCTATTTCAATTGCAGTAGAAAATAATAAAGAGTTAACTATTAAATATTTAGAGCTAGATAAAAGTAAAAAAATAGAGAATATTGCTTTTAATATTGCCAAAACTAGTTTTTATTATACAAAAGATAGAACTAATTTAGGAATTGATGGAAAACCATTTGAAACCTACGGAATAGATCAAACTATTGAGTTTCCAACAGTATATTTTGCAAGAAAAAAAGCAAATGTGATTACTTCAAGTTTGGTAAGTTTAAATTATGAAATGGCTAAAGATAATTTAATTAAAGAGGTTACAAAAGCATATTATAAAATAGTGTATTTAAATAATAAGCAAACGTATTTAAAATATGTAGATAGTTTGTATGCCGATTTTTCTAAAGCTGCAAAACGAAAATTTGAACTTGGCGAATCTAATTATTTAGAAATGATAACAGCACAGTCTAAATACAAACAATATGCTGCGTTATTAAGTCAAGTTAAAAATGACATTTCCATTAGTAAAACCCTTTTTAATGGATTACTTCAAAGTGAAGAAAATTATAAAATTAATAAAGCAGTGTTGAATGAAATTAAAGTAATTCAGCCTGATTTACAGCAACATTTATTAAATGAATATACTTTTCAAAACAGTAAATTATCTAAAGTTAAAAAAAGAATTTCAACACAAGAACTATTACCAGATTTGCAGTTTAACTATTTTAATAGTAAAGATTTAAAGGCAAATGTTTCGGTAAATAGTTTTCAGGTTGGCATTGCTATTCCGCTATTTTTATTTGAAAAATCATCTAAAATAGCTGCTTCAAAAATTGAAGAAGATATTGCAAATGAACAAGCTTTTGATTTAAAATTCAAACTAAATTCTAAGTATAAAATGTTATTAGAAGAACTTCAAAAAAGCAATTCTCAATTAAACTATTTTAAAGAAAGTGGTAATAAAGTTGCAAAAGAAATTTTGAAAACAGCAACTTTAAGTTATAAAAATGGTGAAATAGATTTTTTTCAATACATACAAAGCATTGAAACATCTAATCAAATTAGCTTAGATTATTTATTCAATTTACATACTTACAATAAAATTGCTTTAGAAATAAATTACTTAAACTTATAA
- a CDS encoding VWA domain-containing protein, which translates to METVTILLIILAVLAALFLAFFQYIFKNKEKSQLNYWLSFLRFLSVFTLLLLIINPTFNKNNITIEKPNLVVTIDNSASIKYNLQVENVENLVQKLKNNAELNAKYTIDYYTFGTNLNTLDSLSFNETNTNISKPFLEFSNLYKTKINPVVLITDGNQTVGNATEFINYKSPVFSYIVGDTTIFEDISISRLNINKYTYINNKLPVELFVNYTGDKTISKKLTVFDKDTKVYSKILNFSSTENVQEISFYLTTTTVGTHYYTATIEALENEQNTLNNTKNFSINVIEEVAEILVLTSVTHPDLGMFKKSIESNKQRSVTIKNINDFNGDLSNYQLVILYQPNNLFKSVFSDILTKKTNYLVVSGLATDWNFLNNNQNDFKKNVLSQSEEYHPQFNLNYASFISSDIGFSRFAPLEDYFGEITFSNPTNTLLFQKIGAIETEQPLFATFQKNNQKGAVLFGENSWRWRMDSFASTKTFEIFDGFISNLVQYLSSDLKNNKLNVKVNPLYYANETIRISASYLDDNYNFDARAKLWISITNKEKNFSKKVPFSVFNNQFNIELTNIPSGEYEYSVTVENQKHTASGSFKIVPFEIEQQFTNSNYKQLEMLSNNTDGTLYFTDNSEKIIADLKVDERFKSIQKNKLTKTPLINFKWLLALILLSLTIEWFLRKYFGKI; encoded by the coding sequence ATGGAAACAGTAACTATATTACTTATTATTTTAGCTGTTTTAGCTGCTTTATTTTTAGCATTCTTTCAATATATATTTAAAAATAAAGAGAAAAGCCAATTGAATTATTGGCTTTCTTTTTTGCGTTTTTTAAGCGTTTTTACACTATTATTATTAATTATTAATCCTACATTTAATAAGAATAATATCACAATAGAAAAACCGAATTTAGTTGTTACAATAGATAATTCAGCTTCAATAAAATATAACTTACAAGTTGAAAATGTAGAGAATTTGGTTCAAAAATTAAAAAACAATGCTGAACTAAATGCTAAATATACTATTGATTACTATACTTTTGGAACAAATTTAAACACATTAGACTCTTTAAGTTTTAATGAAACTAATACAAATATATCAAAACCATTTTTAGAGTTTTCTAACTTATATAAAACAAAAATTAATCCTGTTGTATTAATTACTGATGGAAATCAAACAGTAGGTAATGCTACTGAATTTATAAATTATAAAAGCCCTGTATTTTCTTATATAGTAGGAGATACAACTATTTTTGAAGACATATCAATTAGTAGGTTAAATATTAATAAGTATACCTACATAAATAATAAATTACCCGTAGAATTATTTGTTAATTATACAGGAGATAAAACCATATCAAAAAAACTAACTGTTTTTGATAAAGATACCAAAGTGTATTCCAAAATTTTAAATTTTTCTTCAACAGAAAATGTTCAAGAAATTTCTTTTTATTTAACTACTACAACTGTTGGAACACACTATTATACTGCAACCATTGAAGCTTTAGAAAATGAGCAAAACACCTTAAATAATACTAAAAATTTTAGTATTAATGTTATAGAAGAAGTTGCCGAAATTTTAGTTTTAACTTCTGTAACGCATCCAGATTTAGGAATGTTTAAAAAATCTATAGAAAGTAATAAACAACGTTCTGTAACTATAAAAAACATCAATGATTTTAACGGTGATTTATCTAATTATCAGTTGGTTATATTGTATCAACCAAATAATCTATTTAAATCAGTGTTTTCTGATATTTTAACTAAAAAAACAAACTATTTAGTAGTTTCTGGACTTGCTACAGATTGGAATTTTTTAAACAACAATCAAAACGATTTTAAAAAAAATGTACTTTCACAGTCTGAAGAATACCACCCACAATTTAATTTAAATTATGCGAGTTTTATAAGTTCAGATATAGGTTTTTCACGCTTTGCACCTTTAGAAGATTATTTCGGTGAAATTACTTTTTCAAATCCAACAAATACATTGTTATTTCAAAAAATAGGTGCTATTGAAACCGAACAACCTTTATTTGCAACCTTTCAGAAAAACAATCAAAAAGGAGCTGTTTTATTTGGTGAAAATAGTTGGAGATGGAGAATGGATAGTTTTGCTTCAACTAAAACTTTTGAGATATTTGATGGTTTTATATCGAATCTAGTGCAATATTTATCTTCAGACTTAAAAAATAACAAACTAAATGTTAAAGTAAATCCATTGTACTATGCTAATGAAACAATTAGAATTTCAGCAAGTTATTTAGATGATAATTATAATTTTGATGCTAGGGCTAAACTTTGGATCTCTATTACAAATAAAGAGAAAAATTTCAGCAAAAAGGTTCCTTTTTCGGTATTTAACAACCAGTTTAATATAGAATTGACAAATATACCTTCTGGAGAATATGAGTATTCAGTTACGGTTGAAAATCAGAAACATACAGCATCTGGAAGTTTTAAAATAGTACCTTTTGAAATAGAACAACAATTTACAAATTCTAATTATAAACAGTTAGAAATGCTGTCAAACAATACAGATGGAACATTATATTTTACAGATAATTCTGAAAAAATTATAGCAGATTTAAAAGTAGATGAACGTTTTAAAAGTATTCAAAAAAATAAGTTAACCAAAACTCCTTTAATTAACTTTAAGTGGCTGTTAGCCTTAATTTTACTGTCACTTACTATAGAGTGGTTTTTACGCAAATATTTTGGAAAAATTTAG
- the fabG gene encoding 3-oxoacyl-[acyl-carrier-protein] reductase yields the protein MKLLDNKTALITGATRGIGKGIAQVFAKQGANVAFTYSSSVDAAIALEKELETYGVKAKGYQSNAANFDAAQELAAEVLKEFGTIDILINNAGITKDNLLMRITEDDFDKVIEVNLKSVFNLTKAVIRPMMKQRSGSIINMSSVVGLKGNAGQTNYAASKAGIVGFSKSVALELGSRNIRSNVIAPGFIETEMTASLPEDTVKEWRNSIPLKRGGTPEDIANACVFLASDMSAYITGQTLSVDGGMLT from the coding sequence ATGAAACTTTTAGATAATAAAACAGCTTTAATAACTGGAGCAACTAGGGGAATAGGAAAAGGTATTGCTCAAGTTTTTGCTAAGCAAGGAGCAAATGTAGCTTTTACATACAGTTCTTCTGTAGATGCAGCTATTGCTTTAGAAAAAGAGTTAGAAACTTATGGAGTAAAAGCGAAAGGTTACCAATCTAATGCTGCTAATTTTGATGCAGCACAAGAATTGGCTGCAGAAGTTTTAAAAGAATTTGGAACTATTGATATTTTGATAAATAACGCTGGAATTACAAAAGATAACTTGTTAATGCGTATTACTGAAGATGATTTTGATAAAGTTATTGAAGTTAATTTAAAATCTGTTTTTAATTTAACAAAAGCTGTAATTAGACCTATGATGAAGCAACGTTCAGGTTCTATTATTAATATGAGTTCTGTTGTTGGATTAAAAGGTAATGCCGGTCAAACTAATTATGCCGCTTCTAAAGCTGGTATTGTAGGGTTTTCAAAATCTGTGGCCTTAGAATTAGGTTCTAGAAATATTAGAAGTAATGTAATTGCTCCTGGTTTTATAGAAACTGAAATGACAGCTAGTTTACCAGAAGATACAGTTAAAGAATGGAGAAATTCAATTCCATTAAAACGTGGTGGTACTCCAGAGGATATAGCTAATGCCTGTGTGTTTTTAGCTTCAGATATGAGCGCCTATATAACCGGACAAACATTAAGTGTTGATGGAGGAATGTTAACCTAA
- a CDS encoding glycoside hydrolase family 31 protein translates to MILSTELEYKGNLYPSKIIFYKKHVNILYFKSENNVVLQLTVERDSVLRFRYSTTGLFENDFSYGITMYASKGYNHLEITEDDKKYIITTSKLICHISKEDMRKSIFDAKDNSLILEDEIGFHWEESYHFGGDIVKMSLAAQQGENYYGLGDKPVENNLKGKRFQNWVTDSYAYVRGTDPIYKAIPFYTALHKNKSYGIFFDNTFKTHFDFCSEKRNVTSFWADGGEMNYYFIYGPEMKDVVSNYTDLTGRPQHMPPLWALGFHQCKWSYYPESKVKELASKFRELQIPCDALYLDIDYMEGFRCFTWNKEYFPEPKRMVKELADDGFKTIAIIDPGIKIDPEYSVFKEGLENDYFCKRADGPYMKGKVWPGECYFPDYTNPKVREWWSELFKELIEDIGVNGVWNDMNEPAVMDVPGKSFPDDVRHDYDDNQCSHRKAHNVYGMQMARATYHGLKKFSYPKRPFVITRAAYSGTQRYTSTWTGDNVATWDHLSIANQQAQRLCMSGFSFAGSDIGGFAEQPTGELFARWIQLGVFHPFCRVHSSGDHGDQEPWVFGTTITDIVRKFIEIRYQLLPYLYSSFWKYTNEGIPILKSLVLFDQKDPHTHYRNDEFIFGEKILICPILEANSKGRRMYIPRGKWYNFWDNTIVSGGEEKWVDADIDSMPIFVKEGAIIPKYPVQQYVGEKSIDQLVLDLYYKEGKETSEVYEDAHDGYDYKKGRYSLRNFTQVGKEDSLTIQQFKSGKYISPYNTFKINIHGLPFKIQKIEIDNEEIDISNINGNVTFEVTKEFREIYITSE, encoded by the coding sequence ATGATTTTAAGTACCGAATTAGAATATAAAGGGAATTTGTACCCTTCAAAAATAATTTTTTATAAAAAGCATGTAAATATTCTTTATTTTAAAAGTGAAAATAATGTAGTATTACAACTTACTGTTGAAAGAGATAGTGTTTTACGCTTTAGATATAGTACAACGGGTTTATTTGAAAATGATTTTTCTTACGGAATTACAATGTATGCAAGTAAAGGGTATAATCATTTAGAAATTACTGAAGATGATAAAAAATATATAATTACTACATCAAAATTAATTTGTCATATTTCTAAAGAAGATATGAGAAAATCTATATTTGATGCTAAAGATAATTCGTTAATTTTAGAAGATGAAATTGGTTTTCATTGGGAAGAAAGTTATCACTTTGGTGGAGATATAGTTAAAATGTCTTTAGCAGCACAGCAAGGTGAAAATTACTATGGCTTAGGAGATAAACCTGTAGAAAATAACTTAAAAGGGAAACGTTTTCAAAATTGGGTAACAGATTCTTATGCCTATGTTAGAGGAACAGACCCAATATATAAAGCAATACCTTTTTATACAGCATTACACAAAAATAAATCTTACGGAATATTTTTTGACAATACTTTTAAAACTCATTTTGATTTTTGTAGTGAAAAACGAAATGTGACTAGTTTTTGGGCAGATGGAGGTGAAATGAATTATTATTTTATTTATGGTCCAGAAATGAAAGATGTTGTTTCTAATTATACAGATTTAACAGGAAGACCACAACATATGCCACCTTTATGGGCTTTAGGATTTCACCAATGTAAGTGGAGTTATTACCCAGAAAGTAAAGTTAAAGAACTTGCCTCAAAATTTAGAGAATTACAAATACCTTGCGATGCTTTGTATTTAGATATTGACTATATGGAAGGTTTTAGATGTTTTACTTGGAACAAAGAGTATTTTCCAGAACCAAAAAGAATGGTGAAAGAATTGGCTGATGATGGTTTTAAAACTATTGCAATTATAGATCCAGGAATTAAAATTGACCCAGAATACAGCGTTTTTAAAGAAGGCTTAGAAAATGATTATTTCTGTAAACGTGCCGACGGACCTTATATGAAAGGAAAAGTTTGGCCTGGAGAATGTTATTTTCCAGATTACACAAACCCTAAAGTACGTGAATGGTGGTCTGAATTGTTTAAAGAATTAATTGAAGATATTGGTGTAAATGGTGTTTGGAATGATATGAACGAGCCTGCTGTTATGGACGTTCCGGGAAAATCTTTTCCAGATGATGTACGTCACGATTATGATGATAATCAGTGTAGTCATAGAAAAGCACACAATGTTTACGGTATGCAAATGGCACGTGCAACTTACCACGGTTTAAAGAAATTTAGCTATCCAAAACGTCCGTTTGTTATTACTAGAGCTGCCTATTCTGGAACACAACGTTATACATCTACTTGGACAGGAGATAATGTAGCAACATGGGATCATTTATCAATTGCAAATCAACAAGCACAACGTTTATGTATGTCTGGTTTTTCTTTTGCTGGGTCAGACATTGGTGGTTTTGCTGAACAACCAACAGGAGAATTATTTGCACGTTGGATTCAATTAGGTGTTTTTCACCCATTTTGTAGAGTACATTCTTCTGGAGATCACGGAGATCAAGAACCTTGGGTATTTGGAACCACAATAACAGATATTGTTAGAAAATTTATTGAAATTAGATATCAATTATTACCTTATTTATATTCTTCTTTTTGGAAATATACAAATGAAGGAATTCCAATTTTAAAATCGTTGGTATTATTCGATCAAAAAGATCCGCATACACATTATAGAAATGATGAATTTATTTTTGGAGAAAAAATATTAATTTGTCCAATTTTAGAAGCAAATTCTAAAGGAAGACGTATGTATATTCCTAGAGGAAAATGGTATAATTTCTGGGACAATACAATTGTATCTGGAGGTGAAGAAAAATGGGTTGATGCAGATATTGATAGTATGCCAATTTTTGTTAAAGAAGGCGCAATTATACCTAAATATCCTGTACAACAATATGTTGGGGAAAAATCAATAGATCAATTAGTGTTAGATTTATATTATAAAGAAGGTAAAGAAACTTCTGAAGTTTATGAAGATGCACACGATGGTTATGATTATAAAAAAGGAAGATATAGTTTAAGAAACTTTACACAAGTTGGTAAAGAAGATTCATTAACAATTCAACAATTTAAGTCAGGGAAATATATTTCACCATATAATACTTTTAAAATAAATATTCACGGGTTACCATTTAAAATACAAAAAATTGAAATTGATAATGAAGAAATTGATATTTCTAACATTAATGGTAATGTTACATTTGAAGTTACTAAAGAATTTAGAGAAATATACATTACAAGTGAATAA